In one window of Tellurirhabdus rosea DNA:
- the treF gene encoding alpha,alpha-trehalase TreF: protein MKFLQNPLSPDTQFGVLFHDVQMQAIFEDSKTFADCLPTTDPEEIMIRYESEKLRDDFRLDKFIQAHFRRPPLISTEHDSQHRLPTAEHISRMWPKLTRNTEPNSSLLPVPYPYIVPGGRFRELYYWDSYFTMLGLRIDGQMDLVRGMIENFAHLIDTYGHIPNANRTYFLDRAQPPFFALMLRLLAAEDGPAVLIRYLPHLHKEYMFWMDGSFRLDESEPAYRRVVLVPDFCTLNRYWDDTPAPRPESYREDVDLVHEAIALGYAPESVYRHVRAACESGWDFSSRWMSDARTFAKTKTCHILPVDLNCLLYVMEQTMADAYRGAGEPKAADLYDRRAENRAHAIRELFWSERAGFFMDLQSRSRLDTGIFSLAGLFPLYVGIATPGQAERVHEKVVNEFLQPGGVLTSLHQTGQQWDSPNGWAPLQWIAYRSLTDYGFIETARLIRERWLALNDRVFQNTGKLMEKYNVVDTHLDAGGGEYPNQDGFGWTNGVYLALKAEEA from the coding sequence ATGAAGTTTCTGCAAAATCCGCTTTCTCCCGACACGCAGTTCGGCGTCCTTTTTCATGATGTGCAGATGCAGGCCATTTTTGAGGATTCGAAGACCTTTGCCGACTGTCTTCCGACCACCGATCCCGAGGAAATCATGATCCGGTATGAGTCGGAGAAACTGCGGGACGATTTCCGGCTCGACAAATTTATTCAGGCGCATTTCCGCAGGCCGCCCCTCATCAGCACGGAGCACGACAGCCAGCACCGCCTGCCCACCGCCGAACACATCAGCCGCATGTGGCCCAAGCTGACCCGGAACACCGAGCCGAACAGTTCGCTGCTGCCGGTGCCGTATCCCTACATCGTGCCGGGCGGCCGTTTCCGGGAGTTGTACTACTGGGACAGCTATTTTACGATGCTGGGCCTGCGAATCGACGGACAGATGGACCTGGTGCGGGGCATGATCGAAAATTTTGCCCACCTCATCGACACCTACGGCCACATTCCCAATGCCAACCGCACTTACTTTCTCGACCGGGCCCAGCCGCCCTTTTTTGCCCTGATGCTCCGGCTGCTGGCCGCGGAGGACGGCCCCGCGGTTCTGATTCGCTACCTGCCGCATCTGCACAAGGAGTATATGTTCTGGATGGACGGCTCTTTTCGCCTCGACGAATCCGAACCGGCTTACCGACGGGTGGTGCTGGTCCCGGATTTCTGCACGCTGAACCGCTACTGGGACGACACGCCCGCGCCCCGGCCCGAGTCGTACCGCGAAGACGTGGATCTGGTGCACGAGGCCATCGCCCTGGGCTATGCCCCCGAGTCGGTGTATCGCCATGTGCGGGCGGCCTGCGAATCGGGCTGGGATTTTTCAAGCCGCTGGATGAGCGACGCCCGGACCTTTGCCAAAACCAAGACCTGCCACATTCTGCCCGTTGACCTGAACTGCCTGCTGTACGTCATGGAGCAAACCATGGCCGATGCTTACCGGGGCGCCGGTGAGCCCAAAGCGGCCGACCTCTACGACCGCCGCGCCGAAAACCGCGCCCACGCCATCCGGGAACTGTTCTGGAGCGAGCGAGCCGGGTTTTTCATGGACCTTCAGAGCCGGAGTCGGCTGGATACGGGGATTTTCTCGCTGGCGGGGCTGTTTCCGCTCTACGTCGGCATCGCCACGCCCGGCCAGGCCGAACGGGTTCACGAAAAAGTGGTCAATGAGTTTTTACAGCCCGGCGGCGTGCTTACCAGCCTGCACCAGACCGGGCAGCAGTGGGACTCGCCCAACGGCTGGGCTCCCCTGCAGTGGATTGCCTACCGCAGCCTGACGGATTACGGCTTTATCGAAACGGCCCGTCTGATTCGTGAACGCTGGCTGGCCCTCAACGACCGGGTTTTTCAGAATACCGGCAAATTGATGGAGAAATACAATGTCGTGGACACCCACCTGGACGCTGGCGGCGGCGAATATCCCAACCAGGACGGGTTTGGCTGGACCAACGGGGTTTATTTGGCGTTGAAGGCTGAAGAAGCGTAA
- a CDS encoding xylulokinase: MFLLGFDLGSSSVKACLLNAETGTAVASAFFPETEMAIEAPQPGFAEQQPQLWWQNACRASKAVMQQAGVQPADVKAIGISYQMHGLVVVDKAFNVLRPSIIWCDSRAVPYGEKAFLSIGKDRSLNHLLNSPGNFTAAKLAWVKANEPGVYAEIDKFMLPGDYLAARMTGDTCTTPSGLSEGIFWDFLEARPAEFLMQYFGFDTSLIPTIKPTFAEQGRLTASAAAELGLAEGTPVTYRAGDQPNNALSLNVMEPGEIAATAGTSGVVYGVSAEAKPDPQSRVNTFLHVSHTAEAPRYGVLLCVNGTGILNSWLRNHLLRGGVSYGEMNEIAAHAPVGADGLVCLPFGNGAERVLENQDLGASFQGLQLTRHGLPHLVRSAQEGIVFALYYGIQVMESVGVGLKTIRAGEANMFLSPLFRDTFANLTGAVIQLYNTDGAQGAARGAGLGLGLFKTREEAFHGLKVVRTIEPDMRAQEGYREAYGRWLTALEAK, translated from the coding sequence ATGTTTCTTCTTGGATTTGACTTAGGCAGTTCTTCCGTTAAAGCGTGTCTTCTGAATGCCGAAACGGGCACTGCCGTGGCTTCTGCGTTTTTTCCCGAAACCGAAATGGCCATCGAGGCCCCGCAGCCGGGCTTCGCCGAACAACAGCCCCAACTCTGGTGGCAGAACGCCTGCCGGGCGTCCAAAGCCGTGATGCAGCAGGCCGGCGTCCAGCCCGCCGACGTGAAAGCCATCGGTATTTCGTACCAGATGCACGGCCTGGTAGTGGTCGACAAAGCGTTCAACGTCCTCCGCCCGTCGATCATCTGGTGCGACAGCCGCGCCGTTCCGTACGGCGAAAAGGCGTTCCTCAGCATTGGGAAAGACAGGAGCCTGAACCACCTGCTCAATTCACCGGGCAATTTTACCGCGGCCAAACTGGCCTGGGTGAAAGCCAACGAACCGGGCGTTTACGCCGAAATCGACAAGTTCATGCTGCCGGGCGATTATCTGGCCGCCCGCATGACCGGCGACACCTGCACCACGCCCTCGGGCCTTTCGGAAGGCATTTTCTGGGACTTTCTGGAAGCCCGCCCGGCCGAATTCCTGATGCAGTATTTCGGATTCGACACCTCGCTGATTCCCACCATCAAGCCCACCTTCGCCGAACAGGGCCGCCTGACCGCATCGGCGGCGGCCGAACTTGGTCTGGCCGAAGGAACGCCGGTCACCTACCGCGCCGGCGACCAGCCCAACAACGCCCTGTCGCTGAACGTGATGGAGCCGGGCGAAATTGCCGCCACCGCCGGAACCTCGGGCGTAGTTTACGGCGTCAGCGCCGAAGCCAAACCGGACCCGCAATCGCGTGTGAATACGTTCCTGCACGTAAGCCATACGGCCGAAGCCCCGCGCTACGGCGTCCTGCTCTGCGTCAACGGAACGGGCATTCTGAACAGCTGGCTCCGCAACCACCTCCTGCGGGGCGGCGTTTCGTACGGCGAAATGAATGAGATTGCCGCCCACGCGCCGGTCGGAGCCGACGGACTGGTCTGTCTGCCGTTTGGCAACGGGGCCGAACGGGTGCTGGAGAACCAGGATCTGGGAGCTTCGTTCCAGGGTCTGCAGCTGACACGCCACGGCCTGCCGCACCTCGTCCGGTCGGCGCAGGAAGGCATCGTCTTCGCGCTGTATTACGGCATTCAGGTGATGGAGAGCGTGGGCGTGGGTCTGAAAACCATCCGGGCCGGGGAGGCCAACATGTTCCTGAGCCCGCTGTTCCGGGACACTTTTGCCAACCTGACGGGAGCCGTAATCCAGTTGTACAATACCGACGGCGCGCAGGGGGCTGCCCGGGGTGCCGGGCTGGGTCTCGGCCTGTTCAAAACCCGCGAGGAGGCGTTCCACGGCCTTAAGGTCGTCCGGACGATTGAGCCGGATATGCGAGCGCAGGAAGGCTATCGCGAGGCTTACGGACGATGGCTGACGGCGCTGGAAGCGAAATAA
- a CDS encoding M23 family metallopeptidase: protein MKKFLLAGLALAAWNAGLAQTAGGAARTTASKSGSASQSTAPKSVSAAQGMVVRWSGNCKRCSLEDRSWDPVNGTCYFPIDMEKKPGTYTISRRTTGGKLESAKLTVSEQPCKYEDFDNFPKKEYVNVSAPNQARHQREMAVVSPLLNFKKDERPAVFDLPVGKPADPLPKGEGNFGSCRSFNGQPRDRHTGMDYPVTAGKSVMSVGNGRVIVAANHFFSGNTVFIDHGNGLISEYMHLKDLAVKDNQTVTKGQKIGTVGSTGRTTGPHLHLGVRWHGARVNPGYLLMDPSDMPAVQ from the coding sequence ATGAAAAAATTCCTTCTGGCCGGACTGGCCCTGGCCGCCTGGAACGCCGGACTCGCCCAGACCGCCGGTGGTGCCGCCCGAACGACCGCTTCCAAATCCGGCAGCGCCAGCCAGAGCACGGCCCCTAAATCGGTGTCGGCCGCGCAGGGCATGGTGGTGCGGTGGTCGGGCAACTGCAAGCGGTGCAGCCTGGAAGACCGCTCGTGGGACCCCGTCAACGGCACCTGTTATTTTCCCATTGACATGGAGAAAAAGCCCGGCACGTACACCATTTCCCGGCGGACAACGGGCGGCAAGCTGGAAAGCGCCAAACTGACCGTTTCGGAGCAGCCCTGTAAGTACGAGGACTTCGATAATTTTCCCAAGAAAGAATACGTCAACGTTTCGGCCCCGAACCAGGCCCGCCACCAGCGGGAAATGGCCGTCGTCAGTCCGTTGCTGAACTTCAAAAAGGACGAGCGACCGGCCGTTTTTGACCTGCCCGTGGGCAAACCCGCCGATCCGCTGCCGAAGGGCGAAGGTAATTTTGGCTCCTGCCGCAGTTTCAACGGACAGCCCCGCGACCGGCATACGGGCATGGATTATCCCGTTACGGCCGGGAAGTCCGTCATGAGCGTCGGGAATGGGCGGGTAATCGTGGCGGCCAACCACTTTTTCAGCGGCAATACGGTCTTTATCGACCACGGCAACGGCCTCATCAGCGAATATATGCACCTGAAAGACCTGGCCGTGAAGGACAACCAGACCGTGACGAAAGGGCAGAAAATCGGCACCGTCGGCAGTACCGGCCGGACCACGGGGCCGCACCTGCACCTGGGAGTGCGCTGGCACGGGGCGCGCGTCAATCCGGGTTATCTGCTGATGGACCCGTCGGACATGCCGGCTGTCCAGTAA
- a CDS encoding S9 family peptidase: MTQPITASAPPRAAVKPEDLTVHGHTRTDNYYWLNQREDPEVIAYLEAENEYTEQVLSPVKEFRERLFDEMKGRIRQQDESVPYRENNYFYYTRYLEGSEYPLYCRKRGSLDGPEEVLFNCNELAEGHDYYDLGGYEVSDNEELAIFCEDTISRRMYTLKVKNLTTGTFFPEAIPDVEAGSFAWAADNQTLFYIKKDPQTLLGFQVYRHTLGSDPATDVLVYEEKDNQFYMGLGRMKSKKYIAIVSEQNGVASEYQLLEAANPTGAFRTFLPRQKGHEYDVSHVGDQFYIRTNWEAENFRLMAVPEQLPEPPADALTDRKFWQEVIGHRPDVFLQQMDMFTNHLVLGERKEGLMHLRIIHQPTQEEHYLDFGEPAYVAAISYNPDFKTNILRFSYSSMTTPGSVYDYNMDTREKTLLKQQEVLGGFDQNNYVSERLYATARDGVRVPVSLVYRKGTPKDGTAPLLQYAYGSYGYSTEPGFSSTRLSLLDRGFICAIAHIRGGQEMGRRWYEDGKLLKKMNTFTDFVDVSLFLTEQKYTSTDRLFAMGGSAGGLLMGAVANLRPDLYRGIIAVVPFVDVVTTMLDESIPLTTGEFEEWGNPKNKEYYDYMLSYSPYDNVEAKAYPNLLVMTGLHDSQVQYWEPAKWVAKLRTMKTDSNLLLLHTNMEAGHGGASGRFAALKDVAMEYAFMIHLAGISA; encoded by the coding sequence ACGAAATGAAAGGCCGCATCAGGCAGCAGGACGAGTCGGTGCCGTACCGCGAAAACAACTATTTCTACTACACCCGCTACCTCGAAGGCAGCGAATACCCGCTGTACTGCCGCAAACGCGGGTCGCTCGACGGCCCGGAGGAAGTGCTTTTCAACTGCAACGAACTGGCCGAGGGGCACGACTACTACGATCTGGGCGGCTACGAAGTGTCGGATAACGAAGAACTGGCCATTTTCTGTGAAGACACGATCAGCCGCCGGATGTACACGCTGAAGGTCAAGAATCTGACGACCGGCACCTTTTTCCCGGAGGCCATCCCGGACGTGGAAGCGGGCAGCTTTGCCTGGGCGGCAGACAACCAGACGCTTTTTTACATCAAAAAAGACCCGCAAACGCTGCTTGGTTTTCAGGTTTACCGCCATACGCTCGGCTCCGACCCGGCGACGGACGTGCTGGTGTACGAAGAAAAGGACAACCAGTTTTACATGGGTCTGGGCCGGATGAAGTCCAAAAAGTACATCGCCATTGTGTCGGAGCAGAACGGGGTAGCCTCCGAATACCAGCTGCTCGAAGCCGCCAACCCGACCGGCGCGTTCCGGACGTTTCTGCCCCGGCAGAAGGGCCACGAGTACGATGTCTCGCACGTGGGCGATCAGTTCTACATCCGCACGAACTGGGAGGCCGAAAACTTCCGGCTCATGGCCGTACCCGAGCAATTGCCCGAGCCGCCCGCCGACGCTCTGACCGACCGGAAATTCTGGCAGGAGGTCATCGGGCACCGGCCGGACGTGTTTCTGCAGCAGATGGATATGTTCACCAACCACCTGGTGCTGGGCGAACGGAAAGAAGGGCTGATGCACCTGCGGATCATCCACCAGCCCACGCAGGAAGAGCATTACCTCGACTTCGGCGAACCGGCCTACGTGGCGGCCATTTCCTATAATCCGGATTTCAAGACCAACATCCTGCGGTTCTCCTACTCGTCGATGACCACGCCCGGTTCGGTCTATGACTACAACATGGATACCCGGGAGAAAACCCTGCTGAAACAACAGGAAGTGCTCGGCGGCTTCGACCAGAACAATTACGTTTCCGAACGTCTGTACGCCACGGCCCGCGACGGGGTCCGGGTGCCGGTTTCGCTGGTCTACCGGAAAGGAACCCCCAAAGACGGCACCGCCCCGCTGCTGCAATACGCCTACGGCTCCTACGGCTACTCGACCGAGCCGGGCTTTAGTTCCACCCGCCTTAGTCTGCTCGACCGGGGCTTCATCTGCGCCATTGCCCACATCCGCGGCGGGCAGGAAATGGGGCGGCGCTGGTACGAAGACGGCAAACTGCTGAAGAAAATGAACACGTTCACCGACTTCGTGGATGTCTCACTTTTTCTGACGGAGCAAAAATACACCTCGACCGACAGGCTGTTTGCGATGGGCGGTAGCGCAGGCGGGCTGCTGATGGGTGCCGTGGCGAACCTCCGGCCGGACCTGTACCGCGGCATTATCGCGGTGGTGCCTTTTGTGGATGTCGTGACGACGATGCTCGACGAAAGCATTCCGCTCACCACCGGCGAGTTTGAGGAATGGGGCAATCCGAAAAATAAGGAGTATTACGATTACATGCTGTCTTATTCGCCCTACGACAACGTGGAAGCCAAAGCGTATCCCAACCTGCTGGTTATGACCGGACTGCACGATTCGCAGGTGCAGTACTGGGAACCCGCCAAGTGGGTCGCCAAACTCCGGACGATGAAAACCGACAGCAACCTGCTGCTGCTCCACACCAACATGGAGGCAGGCCACGGCGGCGCGTCGGGACGGTTTGCTGCCCTCAAGGATGTGGCGATGGAATATGCCTTTATGATCCATCTGGCCGGAATATCCGCCTGA
- a CDS encoding bifunctional alpha,alpha-trehalose-phosphate synthase (UDP-forming)/trehalose-phosphatase yields the protein MKDNRLVIISYRLPFSFKNENGTMTMKPSAGGLVTAMKSLDLSDSPQKPVWVGCADFPRRTWEKYKHLVNDDFEYVPVFLDKKVNADFYNGFANSVLWPLFHYFTTYVEYEERYFTAYKKANEAVAATLGELIQPDDVVWVHDYHFMGLPRLLREQHPEATIGFFLHIPFPSYELVRIVPDVCREYLLTGMLGADLVGFHTTDYNIHFLQSVQLALGVQQKVWKLTYQQRTVQTGVFPVGINYALFNDAFDREDVVAERQNLKSAYEGKQIIFSVDRLDYTKGVMQRLDALEWFLAHYPEYTDKIVFILVVVPSRDEISKYGERKQLIEQAVGRINGKYGSLTWRPIVYQYGSVTNAELNALYTACDVALITPIRDGMNLVAKEFVASRRDRQGVLVLSDMTGAATELTEALLINPLDEAEIGEKMKIALEMSAEEQRERMTTMQTRLADYDVKRWANEFLKALLTMQEAVRKNPVRSLKDSVLAELRQTYRQAQARLILLDYDGTLVNFVPRPEMAAPSAETVRVVAQLAAQPGNKVVLISGRDSQTLDGWFGHLPVDMVAEHGAYLKQKGIWRSGVLDDGSWKDLVRPFLQEFVSRCPGAFVEEKSHSLAWHYRNTREETGFLRSRELIFTMDNLLPEKLRVLDGNKVVEIKSIETDKGKVARQLTLAQPYDFVLALGDDRTDEDMFCALTLKNQHTVKVGRGSTAAKYRVNGVAEVLELLQGFGEQIERQPG from the coding sequence ATGAAAGACAACCGCCTCGTTATCATATCTTACCGTTTGCCGTTTTCCTTCAAAAACGAGAACGGTACCATGACCATGAAGCCCTCGGCCGGCGGTCTGGTAACGGCCATGAAATCGCTCGATTTAAGCGATTCGCCGCAGAAGCCGGTCTGGGTTGGCTGTGCGGACTTTCCGCGCCGGACCTGGGAAAAGTACAAACATCTGGTCAACGATGATTTTGAATATGTCCCGGTTTTTCTCGATAAAAAAGTGAATGCCGACTTCTATAACGGCTTTGCCAACTCGGTGCTCTGGCCGCTTTTTCATTATTTCACAACGTATGTGGAATACGAAGAGCGGTATTTTACGGCCTACAAAAAGGCGAATGAAGCCGTGGCGGCCACCCTTGGCGAGCTGATACAGCCCGACGACGTGGTCTGGGTGCACGATTATCACTTCATGGGACTGCCGCGCCTGCTGCGCGAACAGCATCCGGAGGCGACCATTGGCTTCTTTCTGCACATTCCGTTTCCGTCCTACGAACTGGTCCGGATCGTGCCGGACGTCTGCCGGGAGTATCTGCTGACGGGGATGCTTGGGGCCGATCTGGTGGGCTTTCACACCACGGACTACAACATTCATTTTCTGCAATCGGTGCAGCTGGCGCTGGGCGTGCAGCAGAAGGTCTGGAAGCTCACCTACCAGCAGCGGACGGTGCAGACGGGCGTTTTTCCGGTCGGGATCAATTATGCGCTTTTCAACGATGCTTTCGACCGCGAAGACGTGGTGGCCGAGCGGCAAAACCTGAAATCGGCCTACGAGGGCAAGCAGATTATTTTTTCGGTCGACCGGCTGGACTATACCAAAGGCGTCATGCAGCGGCTCGACGCGCTGGAATGGTTTCTGGCGCATTATCCGGAGTACACCGACAAAATTGTATTTATTCTCGTCGTCGTACCCTCGCGGGATGAAATTTCCAAATACGGGGAGCGGAAGCAGCTGATCGAACAGGCTGTGGGCCGCATCAACGGAAAATACGGCTCGCTGACCTGGCGCCCGATTGTCTACCAGTACGGTTCGGTCACCAATGCGGAACTGAACGCGCTGTACACCGCCTGCGACGTGGCCCTGATTACGCCCATCCGCGACGGAATGAATCTGGTGGCCAAGGAGTTTGTGGCGTCCCGCCGCGACCGGCAGGGCGTGCTGGTGCTGAGCGACATGACCGGGGCGGCGACCGAACTGACCGAGGCCCTGCTCATCAACCCGCTCGACGAAGCCGAAATCGGGGAAAAGATGAAAATCGCCCTCGAAATGAGTGCGGAAGAACAGCGCGAGCGCATGACGACCATGCAGACCCGGCTGGCCGATTACGACGTGAAACGCTGGGCCAACGAGTTCCTCAAAGCCCTGCTGACCATGCAGGAGGCCGTCCGCAAAAACCCGGTTCGTTCCCTGAAAGACAGCGTGCTGGCGGAGTTGCGGCAGACGTACCGGCAGGCCCAGGCCCGGCTGATTCTGCTGGACTACGACGGGACGCTGGTCAATTTTGTGCCGCGCCCCGAAATGGCCGCGCCTTCGGCCGAGACGGTCCGGGTAGTGGCCCAACTGGCTGCGCAGCCGGGAAACAAGGTGGTGCTCATCAGCGGGCGCGACAGCCAGACGCTCGACGGCTGGTTTGGACACCTGCCGGTAGACATGGTTGCCGAGCACGGAGCGTATCTCAAGCAGAAAGGCATCTGGCGCAGCGGCGTGCTGGACGACGGCTCGTGGAAAGACCTCGTCAGGCCGTTTTTGCAGGAATTCGTCAGTCGTTGTCCGGGGGCGTTTGTGGAGGAAAAAAGCCATTCGCTGGCCTGGCACTACCGCAACACCCGGGAAGAAACAGGTTTTCTGCGTTCCCGCGAACTCATTTTCACGATGGATAACCTGCTGCCCGAAAAACTGCGGGTTCTGGACGGCAACAAGGTGGTCGAAATCAAAAGTATCGAGACCGACAAGGGCAAAGTGGCCCGGCAACTGACGCTGGCGCAACCCTACGACTTTGTCCTGGCCCTGGGCGACGACCGCACCGACGAGGATATGTTCTGCGCCCTGACGTTGAAAAACCAGCATACCGTGAAGGTCGGGCGGGGCAGTACAGCGGCGAAATACCGGGTCAATGGCGTCGCCGAGGTGCTGGAACTGCTGCAGGGATTTGGCGAACAGATCGAACGTCAGCCCGGTTAG
- a CDS encoding Rpn family recombination-promoting nuclease/putative transposase, with the protein MKAKYINPFTDFGFKKLFGEEVNKDLLIDFLNGLLPQKHRIKDLTYKRTENLGATEIDRKAIFDIYCESENGDRFIVELQKAKQNFFKDRAVFYSTFPIREQAERGEWTFELAAVYCVGILDFVFDDGSRNPHKYVERVQLRNEDCAVFYDKLTFIFIEMPKFNKTEEELESHFDKWLYFIKNLENFDHIPQRLRDRIFEKAFQSAEIARFNPAQIDAYEQSLKYYRDMKNVIDTAEEEGFERGLERGMQQGLQQGLQQGLQQGLQQGELQARLDIARNALAQGLPMETIRALTGLSVQQLAELKN; encoded by the coding sequence ATGAAAGCGAAATACATCAATCCGTTCACCGACTTTGGATTCAAGAAGTTATTTGGCGAAGAGGTCAACAAAGACCTGTTGATTGACTTCCTGAACGGATTATTACCGCAAAAGCACCGCATCAAAGATCTGACGTACAAGCGCACGGAAAATCTGGGCGCTACGGAGATTGACCGCAAAGCCATTTTTGACATTTACTGCGAAAGCGAAAACGGCGACCGGTTCATTGTAGAACTCCAGAAGGCCAAGCAGAATTTCTTCAAAGACCGGGCGGTGTTCTACTCCACCTTCCCCATTCGGGAACAGGCCGAGCGCGGCGAATGGACGTTCGAACTGGCGGCGGTCTACTGCGTCGGGATTCTGGATTTTGTCTTTGACGACGGCAGCCGAAACCCCCACAAGTACGTTGAACGGGTACAGCTTCGCAACGAGGACTGTGCTGTTTTTTACGATAAACTGACGTTCATTTTTATCGAAATGCCCAAGTTCAATAAGACCGAAGAGGAACTGGAATCGCATTTCGATAAGTGGCTGTACTTTATCAAAAACCTCGAAAACTTCGATCACATTCCGCAACGGCTGCGTGACCGTATTTTCGAGAAAGCCTTTCAGTCGGCCGAGATCGCCCGCTTCAACCCGGCTCAGATCGACGCCTATGAACAATCACTGAAATATTACCGGGACATGAAAAACGTAATCGACACCGCCGAGGAAGAGGGCTTCGAACGAGGTTTGGAACGCGGCATGCAGCAGGGGCTGCAACAGGGGCTGCAACAGGGGCTGCAACAGGGCCTCCAGCAGGGCGAGCTTCAGGCACGGCTGGACATTGCCCGCAACGCGCTTGCGCAGGGGTTGCCGATGGAGACAATCAGGGCACTCACCGGACTCAGCGTTCAGCAGTTGGCCGAACTCAAGAATTAA